One window of Candidatus Methanosuratincola sp. genomic DNA carries:
- the glgP gene encoding alpha-glucan family phosphorylase: MTLVNSFDRNRTGIAYFSMEIALESDIPTYAGGLGVLAGDTVRSAADLKVPLVAVSLASRKGYFTQKLNMKGEQTELPSDWDPSKRAEELPLRTTVKIEGRDVKVRAFHYPVSSPKGGTVPVLLLDTYLEENQPSDREITHYLYGGDLEYRLKQEIVLGIGGVRMLNLLGFRIRRYHMNEGHSALLSLELLRENQLDAQRVKGMCIFTTHTPVEAAFDKFEYPMVNRVLGDLVPKEIIRQYGGADRLNMTLLALNLSDYVNGVSKRYGEYSTSLFPGYKVHAITNGVHSFTWTSVHFKRLYDKYLPGWADEPSLLTRVGTIPDKEILEAHREAKEDLLTCVRTMSGVEMDPRVLTIGFARRATGYKRPNLIFSDIDRLRKIARHWGLQIIFAGKSHPKDETGKMMIKQIFRYMEELKDDIKMVYLENYDLSLSKLMVSGVDVWLNTPQPPMEASGTSGMKAAHNGVLNFSVLDGWWVEGWIEDVTGWSIGPHPHESIDPEERKQQEKEDLYNKLNYIICPKYYDRVDAWADMMQNSIGILASYFNSHRMMRRYVTDAYL, translated from the coding sequence ATGACGCTTGTGAACAGCTTCGATAGAAACCGAACCGGTATTGCTTACTTCTCCATGGAGATCGCTCTGGAAAGCGACATCCCGACCTATGCTGGCGGGCTCGGCGTGCTCGCAGGCGATACCGTCAGATCTGCAGCCGACCTGAAGGTGCCTCTGGTTGCAGTATCGCTTGCAAGCCGAAAAGGTTACTTCACACAGAAGCTCAACATGAAGGGGGAACAGACAGAATTACCTTCGGATTGGGATCCTTCAAAGCGGGCTGAGGAGCTGCCGTTACGGACAACCGTCAAGATCGAAGGCAGGGACGTAAAGGTAAGGGCCTTCCACTACCCTGTCTCCAGCCCAAAAGGAGGGACGGTGCCGGTCCTGCTCTTGGACACTTATCTCGAGGAGAACCAACCCAGCGACAGAGAAATTACTCATTACCTCTACGGCGGGGACCTCGAGTACAGGCTGAAACAAGAGATTGTGCTGGGTATAGGCGGCGTGCGGATGCTGAATCTCCTAGGCTTCAGGATAAGGCGCTACCATATGAACGAGGGCCATTCCGCGCTGCTTTCACTCGAACTGCTCAGGGAGAACCAGTTGGATGCACAAAGAGTAAAGGGCATGTGCATCTTCACCACCCATACCCCTGTCGAGGCAGCCTTTGACAAGTTCGAGTACCCTATGGTCAACCGCGTCTTGGGAGACCTGGTTCCAAAAGAAATAATAAGGCAGTACGGAGGGGCGGACAGGCTGAACATGACCCTGCTGGCACTGAACCTCAGCGATTACGTCAACGGGGTATCAAAGAGATACGGTGAGTACTCTACAAGCCTCTTCCCTGGATACAAAGTCCATGCCATAACTAACGGTGTACATTCATTCACTTGGACAAGTGTACATTTCAAAAGGCTTTACGACAAGTACCTCCCTGGCTGGGCAGACGAGCCAAGCCTCCTGACCAGGGTAGGGACGATCCCGGACAAGGAAATACTCGAGGCACACAGGGAAGCGAAAGAGGATCTCTTGACATGCGTAAGGACAATGAGTGGAGTGGAGATGGATCCGCGTGTCCTTACGATAGGATTCGCGAGGAGGGCCACAGGATACAAGCGCCCCAATCTGATATTCTCTGATATCGATCGCCTCAGGAAGATTGCACGCCATTGGGGCCTTCAGATCATCTTCGCGGGCAAGTCCCACCCAAAGGACGAGACCGGCAAGATGATGATCAAGCAGATATTCCGCTATATGGAAGAACTTAAAGATGACATCAAAATGGTCTACCTGGAGAACTACGACCTCTCCCTCTCCAAGCTTATGGTCTCCGGGGTTGATGTCTGGCTGAATACACCACAGCCGCCCATGGAGGCCTCGGGGACGAGCGGGATGAAGGCTGCCCACAACGGGGTACTCAACTTCAGCGTTCTGGATGGCTGGTGGGTGGAGGGGTGGATAGAGGACGTCACGGGATGGTCTATAGGGCCACATCCGCACGAGAGCATCGATCCCGAAGAGAGGAAGCAGCAGGAAAAGGAGGATCTTTACAACAAGCTGAACTACATCATATGTCCCAAATACTACGACAGGGTAGATGCATGGGCGGACATGATGCAGAACTCGATAGGCATTCTAGCATCATACTTCAACAGCCACAGGATGATGCGCCGCTA
- the trxA gene encoding thioredoxin, which translates to MSFDWDEELRKIKERKLQEITSKKGDEKELSSELSSEKEITVTDGNFENIITNTNSLVVIDFWATWCGPCMYMVPIFEKIARKYAGKAVFGRMNVDENPKVPGMLGIYGIPTFVFFKNGKEIDRMVGATSEANLEEMIKKHL; encoded by the coding sequence ATGAGTTTTGACTGGGATGAGGAGCTCAGAAAGATAAAAGAGAGGAAGCTGCAAGAGATCACTTCAAAGAAGGGAGATGAAAAGGAATTGTCGAGCGAATTGTCGAGCGAAAAAGAAATTACGGTTACAGACGGTAACTTCGAGAACATAATAACCAATACGAACTCGCTGGTTGTGATCGACTTCTGGGCAACGTGGTGCGGGCCTTGCATGTACATGGTTCCGATCTTCGAAAAGATCGCCAGGAAGTATGCTGGGAAGGCCGTGTTCGGCAGGATGAACGTCGACGAGAACCCCAAAGTGCCCGGAATGCTTGGCATCTACGGGATCCCGACTTTTGTATTCTTCAAGAACGGGAAGGAGATCGACCGGATGGTCGGGGCGACCAGCGAGGCTAATCTGGAAGAGATGATAAAGAAGCATCTCTGA
- the serB gene encoding phosphoserine phosphatase SerB: MLTVVGKDRPGIVAAVSGVLARFHANILKTRAATVFNDLFVMVMVVETRYATIGKAEMINILKRSCDGIGLALAAENCESYKCGKRVIVFDLDGTLIDQEVIEELAKAAGVGDEVKRITRLAMEGKMNFLEALRERVSLLRGLPVSKLDEIRNSIVITPGVVELIKQLKSNGFKVGIVTGGFDFVAEHVGRMIGADYVFSNRLVSRDGVLTGEVEGEMTGPEAKLNAIRKIAKDLGVGLESCVAVGDGANDLFMIENVGLGVGFKAKLVVREKAPALINTDDISVLLALIGCIQLKEDIVKRL, from the coding sequence GTGCTAACTGTGGTGGGGAAGGACAGGCCTGGAATCGTTGCTGCAGTATCGGGCGTGCTTGCTCGTTTCCATGCAAACATACTAAAGACAAGGGCCGCGACAGTCTTCAACGACCTCTTCGTAATGGTAATGGTCGTAGAGACGCGTTATGCGACGATTGGCAAAGCCGAGATGATAAACATACTAAAGAGGAGCTGCGATGGCATCGGGCTTGCTTTGGCAGCCGAGAACTGCGAGAGCTACAAGTGCGGTAAGAGGGTGATTGTCTTCGATCTAGACGGGACCCTGATCGACCAGGAAGTGATCGAAGAACTGGCAAAGGCTGCCGGCGTCGGGGACGAGGTCAAGAGGATTACTCGGCTTGCCATGGAGGGGAAGATGAACTTCCTGGAGGCTCTCAGGGAGCGGGTCAGCCTGCTTCGGGGACTCCCGGTATCTAAGCTGGATGAGATAAGAAATTCAATAGTGATCACACCTGGCGTGGTGGAGCTGATAAAACAACTCAAATCAAATGGTTTCAAGGTCGGCATTGTCACCGGCGGCTTCGATTTTGTGGCAGAACACGTTGGACGAATGATCGGAGCAGACTATGTTTTCAGCAACAGACTCGTCAGTAGGGACGGCGTCTTGACCGGGGAAGTGGAGGGGGAAATGACTGGTCCCGAGGCAAAGCTGAATGCGATCAGGAAGATCGCCAAAGATCTCGGCGTGGGACTGGAGTCGTGCGTAGCAGTCGGGGATGGCGCAAATGACCTGTTCATGATAGAGAACGTGGGTCTAGGAGTGGGCTTCAAGGCCAAGCTGGTAGTAAGGGAAAAGGCCCCTGCCCTGATAAACACTGATGACATCAGTGTGCTGCTCGCTCTGATAGGCTGCATACAGCTCAAAGAGGACATAGTCAAAAGGCTTTGA
- a CDS encoding ACT domain-containing protein, translated as MDNKYLVAIAVGPDRPGLISEITSVIADFGYNIEEMDQVVMKGIFILALLINISRKVTEIEELRRKLSHRCSELGLEVTFYYAGSK; from the coding sequence ATGGACAACAAATACTTGGTGGCAATCGCGGTGGGACCTGATAGACCCGGGCTCATCTCTGAGATAACTTCTGTGATAGCCGACTTCGGCTACAACATCGAAGAGATGGACCAGGTAGTGATGAAAGGGATTTTTATCCTAGCACTACTGATCAACATCTCAAGGAAAGTAACCGAAATCGAAGAACTGAGAAGAAAGCTGTCCCACCGGTGCAGCGAACTGGGGCTAGAGGTGACTTTCTATTACGCTGGATCAAAATAA
- a CDS encoding cobalamin-dependent protein (Presence of a B(12) (cobalamin)-binding domain implies dependence on cobalamin itself, in one of its several forms, or in some unusual lineages, dependence on a cobalamin-like analog.), which yields MSDDLLARLKNALISQDSRLALELTKQLLGKGEDPVRIADLIAEGLKEVGDLFEAQELFLPEVMRAANAAKVALNLVIPAIESRGGAARSSKGRIAIGSLGPHDIGKTLVSAMLVSDGFDVLDLGTSLSPERALNAANGVQIIGLSILLTSDIRKAAEIIRKVKDNNASVKFMVGGAAVNEKIAAEIGADAYGRDAKEAVRIAREMLGARMPK from the coding sequence TTGTCCGATGATCTACTTGCTAGGCTCAAGAATGCCTTAATCAGCCAGGACTCGAGGCTTGCGCTTGAGTTGACAAAGCAGCTCCTGGGCAAAGGCGAGGATCCTGTCAGGATAGCAGATCTGATAGCAGAAGGGCTGAAAGAGGTCGGGGATCTATTCGAGGCGCAGGAGCTGTTCCTGCCAGAGGTGATGAGGGCGGCCAATGCTGCAAAGGTTGCGCTTAACCTAGTCATACCAGCCATAGAGAGCAGGGGCGGCGCCGCTAGATCAAGCAAGGGGAGAATCGCGATCGGGTCCCTTGGCCCGCACGACATCGGTAAAACACTCGTTTCGGCAATGCTCGTCTCGGACGGCTTTGACGTGTTGGATCTCGGGACATCGCTCTCTCCCGAAAGGGCCCTCAACGCCGCAAATGGCGTGCAGATCATTGGGCTTTCGATCTTGCTCACTTCAGACATCAGAAAGGCAGCAGAGATCATAAGGAAGGTAAAGGACAACAACGCTTCAGTCAAGTTCATGGTGGGCGGGGCAGCCGTTAATGAAAAGATCGCAGCGGAAATAGGGGCAGATGCTTACGGGAGAGACGCGAAGGAAGCGGTCAGGATAGCCAGAGAGATGCTGGGAGCGAGGATGCCGAAATGA